Part of the Halostella litorea genome is shown below.
TCCGCCGGGCGCTGCAGGCCGCCGCGACGGGCGACGACGACGCCGAGGTGCGGCAGTTCGCGGTCGAGGCGCTCGGGAAAGTCGGTGGCGCCGTCGCGGCGGAGACCGCGCTCGCGCTGACCGACGACCCCGAACCGTGGGTCCGCGCCGAGGCCCTCGTGACGCTCGACAGACTGGACCGCGGCGAACACGAGGCCGCCATCGCCGACGCGCTCGACGACGACCACCACGCCGTCCGCCGGAACGCGCTGGTGTCGCTGTTCAAACTCCGGGGCGAGGACGCCCTCCCCGCCCTCGTCGACGCGGCCGCCGACCCGAGCGAACGCGTCCGCGAGTGGGCAGCCCACTTGCTCGGCGGCGTCGCGGACGAACGCGCGGACGAAACGCTCGCCGACCTTGTGGACGACGACAGCCGGATCGTGCGCGAGACGGCCGCCAATGCCCGGACCGTCGACGCCGGCAGCTTCCGCCGCCAGTTCAGCGGGACGCTGGACGAATCCGACCGCACG
Proteins encoded:
- a CDS encoding HEAT repeat domain-containing protein; its protein translation is MRDEEEATDGPPDPGLRPERSPGFGDAPAGLDDIEVDRDVTIGEASPAELAASDTDPVADDETAELLDALAGDEAVERRRAALALAEREGSERVRRALQAAATGDDDAEVRQFAVEALGKVGGAVAAETALALTDDPEPWVRAEALVTLDRLDRGEHEAAIADALDDDHHAVRRNALVSLFKLRGEDALPALVDAAADPSERVREWAAHLLGGVADERADETLADLVDDDSRIVRETAANARTVDAGSFRRQFSGTLDESDRTLPGEDELNRTPNL